One window of the Magnolia sinica isolate HGM2019 chromosome 19, MsV1, whole genome shotgun sequence genome contains the following:
- the LOC131234380 gene encoding uncharacterized protein LOC131234380 isoform X1: protein MEHLSEKRYPVSSKDYKLYEEVGEGVSATVYRALCIPLNEIVAIKVLDLEKCNNDLDGIRREVQTISLIDHPNVLRAHCSFTTDCSLWVVMPYMAGGSCLHIMKSSYPEGFEEPVIATLLCEVLKALVYLHSHGYIHRDVKAGNILIDANGSVKLADFGVSACMFDAGDRQRSRNTFVGTPCWMAPEVMQQLHGYDFKADIWSFGITALELAHGHAPFSKYPPMKVLLMTLQNAPPGLDYERDKRFSKSFKEMVATCLVKDPKKRLTSAKLLKHHFFKHARSNEYLTRTILNGLRPLGERFRMLKLKEADFLVQNKVMYGDKEQLSQQEYIRGISGWNFNLEDLKTQAALIEECDGISNIEDPDTNSKKKNGSDGSDFVPNMLSPKKVNHPSAVPVQKDGFNDLQNAKGSLASFPIRPLEALKGYFDVCEDDVNGSSPNCKDVIQSDSEQVFQLQQSSQAEDQETERHNGDVKRSSSLPKNIVIPGQCQRFFSGSLLPEHAVSSSRKVVADGDSFFARKACIAVLIYLGKISDRSIQVNSITVVHYLIAKRGISIIMHLQTCIHWMIHQKEQLSNRRGASRSHQQMLVRRWIFMVGPPYAQLRCCMEVTHLHMPYNFLSITQGSPPNCSVNTIGQASTNSTIVAASLLPSLQYLLQQNALQREQLIKLTKCAEQTSGHRMEIPDAFTSDLPQLPPAPNRERELESQVLHLQQRIESIAKELQMLKMKNAQLERQLNALVWNKEEEERTWRENKQ, encoded by the exons GATGGAATTCGTCGTGAGGTGCAAACAATAAGCTTGATTGATCATCCCAATGTATTACGGGCACATTGCTCATTCACCACGGATTGCAGCCTTTGGGTTGTGATGCCTTATATGGCTGGGGGATCTTGCCTTCATATAATGAAATCTTCTTATCCTGAAGGTTTTGAAGAGCCAGTTATTGCAACACTATTATGTGAAGTTTTGAAAGCTCTTGTATATCTCCACAGCCATGGGTACATCCACAGAGATGTTAAG GCAGGAAATATCCTAATTGATGCTAATGGTTCTGTCAAGTTAGCAGACTTTGGTGTTTCTGCTTGCATGTTTGATGCGGGGGATAGACAACGCTCTAGAAATACATTTGTGGGGACTCCATGCTG GATGGCCCCTGAAGTTATGCAGCAGTTACATGGATATGACTTTAA AGCGGACATTTGGTCATTTGGAATAACGGCCTTGGAACTTGCCCATGGCCATGCCCCATTTTCTAAGTATCCACCAATGAAG GTTCTGCTAATGACCTTACAAAATGCACCACCAGGCCTTGACTATGAAAGGGATAAGAGATTTTCTAAG TCTTTTAAAGAGATGGTAGCTACTTGCTTAGTGAAGGATCCAAAGAAGCGTCTCACTTCAGCAAAGCTTTTGAAGCACCATTTCTTTAAACATGCCCGTTCAAATGAATATTTGACTCGCACCATTCTTAACGGCCTTCGTCCACTTGGTGAACGTTTTAGGATGCTGAAG TTGAAAGAGGCAGATTTTCTCGTACAGAATAAGGTGATGTATGGGGACAAAGAACAGCTGTCACAG CAAGAATACATACGTGGAATCAGCGGGTGGAATTTTAATCTTGAGGATTTAAAAACTCAGGCTGCTCTG ATTGAGGAGTGTGATGGCATTTCCAATATCGAAGATCCAGACACAAATAGCAAGAAAAAGAATGGATCAGATGGTTCAGACTTTGTACCTAATATGCTGTCACCCAAAAAGGTTAACCATCCTAGTGCTGTTCCTGTGCAGAAG GATGGATTCAATGACCTTCAGAATGCAAAGGGTTCACTTGCTTCATTTCCAATTCGTCCTCTTGAGGCACTTAA AGGttattttgatgtttgtgaggaTGATGTCAATGGAAGCAGCCCTAATTGCAAGGATGTTATCCAATCAGATTCTGAACAAGTGTTTCAACTGCAGCAGTCATCACAAGCAGAGGACCAAGAAACTGAAAGGCATAATGGTGACGTGAAAAGAAGTAGCTCTTTACCCAAGAACATTGTCATTCCTGGACAATGTCAAAGATTCTTTAGTGGTTCACTTCTACCAGAGCATGCTGTTTCCTCTTCTAGAAAAGTTGTGGCAGATGGGGACAG TTTCTTTGCAAGGAAGGCATGCATTGCTGTTTTGATTTATCTAG GGAAAATCTCCGACAGAAGTATCCAAGTGAACAGTATTACAGTGGTCCATTATCTTATCGCCAAAAGAGGGATATCAATAATTATGCATCTG CAAACATGCATTCACTGGATGATACATCAGAAGGAACAGTTGTCCAACAGAAGGGGCGCTTCAAGGTCACATCAGCAGATGTTGGTCCGAAG GTGgatattcatggtggggcctcctTATGCACAGCTCAGATGTTGTATGGAAGTGACACATTTGCACATGCCATAT AACTTCTTGTCTATCACTCAGGGTTCTCCTCCAAATTGCTCTGTGAATACTATTGGTCAAGCTTCAACTAACTCTACCATTGTGGCTGCCTCCCTGCTTCCGTCGTTGCAATATCTATTACAGCAGAATGCTTTGCAAAGG GAGCAACTAATTAAACTGACCAAATGTGCAGAGCAAACATCTG GCCACCGGATGGAGATTCCTGATGCATTTACTAGTGACCTACCACAG CTTCCTCCAGCTCCGAATAGAGAAAGAGAATTGGAGTCTCAGGTGCTCCATCTGCAGCAACG CATCGAGAGCATTGCCAAAGAGTTGCAGATGTTGAAGATGAAGAATGCTCAG CTGGAGCGACAATTGAATGCGCTAGTGTGGAAcaaggaagaagaggagaggacATGGAGAGAGAATAAGCAGTGA
- the LOC131234380 gene encoding uncharacterized protein LOC131234380 isoform X6 yields MEHLSEKRYPVSSKDYKLYEEVGEGVSATVYRALCIPLNEIVAIKVLDLEKCNNDLAGNILIDANGSVKLADFGVSACMFDAGDRQRSRNTFVGTPCWMAPEVMQQLHGYDFKADIWSFGITALELAHGHAPFSKYPPMKVLLMTLQNAPPGLDYERDKRFSKSFKEMVATCLVKDPKKRLTSAKLLKHHFFKHARSNEYLTRTILNGLRPLGERFRMLKLKEADFLVQNKVMYGDKEQLSQQEYIRGISGWNFNLEDLKTQAALIEECDGISNIEDPDTNSKKKNGSDGSDFVPNMLSPKKVNHPSAVPVQKDGFNDLQNAKGSLASFPIRPLEALKGYFDVCEDDVNGSSPNCKDVIQSDSEQVFQLQQSSQAEDQETERHNGDVKRSSSLPKNIVIPGQCQRFFSGSLLPEHAVSSSRKVVADGDSFFARKACIAVLIYLGKISDRSIQVNSITVVHYLIAKRGISIIMHLQTCIHWMIHQKEQLSNRRGASRSHQQMLVRRWIFMVGPPYAQLRCCMEVTHLHMPYNFLSITQGSPPNCSVNTIGQASTNSTIVAASLLPSLQYLLQQNALQREQLIKLTKCAEQTSGHRMEIPDAFTSDLPQLPPAPNRERELESQVLHLQQRIESIAKELQMLKMKNAQLERQLNALVWNKEEEERTWRENKQ; encoded by the exons GCAGGAAATATCCTAATTGATGCTAATGGTTCTGTCAAGTTAGCAGACTTTGGTGTTTCTGCTTGCATGTTTGATGCGGGGGATAGACAACGCTCTAGAAATACATTTGTGGGGACTCCATGCTG GATGGCCCCTGAAGTTATGCAGCAGTTACATGGATATGACTTTAA AGCGGACATTTGGTCATTTGGAATAACGGCCTTGGAACTTGCCCATGGCCATGCCCCATTTTCTAAGTATCCACCAATGAAG GTTCTGCTAATGACCTTACAAAATGCACCACCAGGCCTTGACTATGAAAGGGATAAGAGATTTTCTAAG TCTTTTAAAGAGATGGTAGCTACTTGCTTAGTGAAGGATCCAAAGAAGCGTCTCACTTCAGCAAAGCTTTTGAAGCACCATTTCTTTAAACATGCCCGTTCAAATGAATATTTGACTCGCACCATTCTTAACGGCCTTCGTCCACTTGGTGAACGTTTTAGGATGCTGAAG TTGAAAGAGGCAGATTTTCTCGTACAGAATAAGGTGATGTATGGGGACAAAGAACAGCTGTCACAG CAAGAATACATACGTGGAATCAGCGGGTGGAATTTTAATCTTGAGGATTTAAAAACTCAGGCTGCTCTG ATTGAGGAGTGTGATGGCATTTCCAATATCGAAGATCCAGACACAAATAGCAAGAAAAAGAATGGATCAGATGGTTCAGACTTTGTACCTAATATGCTGTCACCCAAAAAGGTTAACCATCCTAGTGCTGTTCCTGTGCAGAAG GATGGATTCAATGACCTTCAGAATGCAAAGGGTTCACTTGCTTCATTTCCAATTCGTCCTCTTGAGGCACTTAA AGGttattttgatgtttgtgaggaTGATGTCAATGGAAGCAGCCCTAATTGCAAGGATGTTATCCAATCAGATTCTGAACAAGTGTTTCAACTGCAGCAGTCATCACAAGCAGAGGACCAAGAAACTGAAAGGCATAATGGTGACGTGAAAAGAAGTAGCTCTTTACCCAAGAACATTGTCATTCCTGGACAATGTCAAAGATTCTTTAGTGGTTCACTTCTACCAGAGCATGCTGTTTCCTCTTCTAGAAAAGTTGTGGCAGATGGGGACAG TTTCTTTGCAAGGAAGGCATGCATTGCTGTTTTGATTTATCTAG GGAAAATCTCCGACAGAAGTATCCAAGTGAACAGTATTACAGTGGTCCATTATCTTATCGCCAAAAGAGGGATATCAATAATTATGCATCTG CAAACATGCATTCACTGGATGATACATCAGAAGGAACAGTTGTCCAACAGAAGGGGCGCTTCAAGGTCACATCAGCAGATGTTGGTCCGAAG GTGgatattcatggtggggcctcctTATGCACAGCTCAGATGTTGTATGGAAGTGACACATTTGCACATGCCATAT AACTTCTTGTCTATCACTCAGGGTTCTCCTCCAAATTGCTCTGTGAATACTATTGGTCAAGCTTCAACTAACTCTACCATTGTGGCTGCCTCCCTGCTTCCGTCGTTGCAATATCTATTACAGCAGAATGCTTTGCAAAGG GAGCAACTAATTAAACTGACCAAATGTGCAGAGCAAACATCTG GCCACCGGATGGAGATTCCTGATGCATTTACTAGTGACCTACCACAG CTTCCTCCAGCTCCGAATAGAGAAAGAGAATTGGAGTCTCAGGTGCTCCATCTGCAGCAACG CATCGAGAGCATTGCCAAAGAGTTGCAGATGTTGAAGATGAAGAATGCTCAG CTGGAGCGACAATTGAATGCGCTAGTGTGGAAcaaggaagaagaggagaggacATGGAGAGAGAATAAGCAGTGA
- the LOC131234380 gene encoding uncharacterized protein LOC131234380 isoform X5, translating to MEHLSEKRYPVSSKDYKLYEEVGEGVSATVYRALCIPLNEIVAIKVLDLEKCNNDLDGIRREVQTISLIDHPNVLRAHCSFTTDCSLWVVMPYMAGGSCLHIMKSSYPEGFEEPVIATLLCEVLKALVYLHSHGYIHRDVKAGNILIDANGSVKLADFGVSACMFDAGDRQRSRNTFVGTPCWMAPEVMQQLHGYDFKADIWSFGITALELAHGHAPFSKYPPMKVLLMTLQNAPPGLDYERDKRFSKLKEADFLVQNKVMYGDKEQLSQQEYIRGISGWNFNLEDLKTQAALIEECDGISNIEDPDTNSKKKNGSDGSDFVPNMLSPKKVNHPSAVPVQKDGFNDLQNAKGSLASFPIRPLEALKGYFDVCEDDVNGSSPNCKDVIQSDSEQVFQLQQSSQAEDQETERHNGDVKRSSSLPKNIVIPGQCQRFFSGSLLPEHAVSSSRKVVADGDSFFARKACIAVLIYLGKISDRSIQVNSITVVHYLIAKRGISIIMHLQTCIHWMIHQKEQLSNRRGASRSHQQMLVRRWIFMVGPPYAQLRCCMEVTHLHMPYNFLSITQGSPPNCSVNTIGQASTNSTIVAASLLPSLQYLLQQNALQREQLIKLTKCAEQTSGHRMEIPDAFTSDLPQLPPAPNRERELESQVLHLQQRIESIAKELQMLKMKNAQLERQLNALVWNKEEEERTWRENKQ from the exons GATGGAATTCGTCGTGAGGTGCAAACAATAAGCTTGATTGATCATCCCAATGTATTACGGGCACATTGCTCATTCACCACGGATTGCAGCCTTTGGGTTGTGATGCCTTATATGGCTGGGGGATCTTGCCTTCATATAATGAAATCTTCTTATCCTGAAGGTTTTGAAGAGCCAGTTATTGCAACACTATTATGTGAAGTTTTGAAAGCTCTTGTATATCTCCACAGCCATGGGTACATCCACAGAGATGTTAAG GCAGGAAATATCCTAATTGATGCTAATGGTTCTGTCAAGTTAGCAGACTTTGGTGTTTCTGCTTGCATGTTTGATGCGGGGGATAGACAACGCTCTAGAAATACATTTGTGGGGACTCCATGCTG GATGGCCCCTGAAGTTATGCAGCAGTTACATGGATATGACTTTAA AGCGGACATTTGGTCATTTGGAATAACGGCCTTGGAACTTGCCCATGGCCATGCCCCATTTTCTAAGTATCCACCAATGAAG GTTCTGCTAATGACCTTACAAAATGCACCACCAGGCCTTGACTATGAAAGGGATAAGAGATTTTCTAAG TTGAAAGAGGCAGATTTTCTCGTACAGAATAAGGTGATGTATGGGGACAAAGAACAGCTGTCACAG CAAGAATACATACGTGGAATCAGCGGGTGGAATTTTAATCTTGAGGATTTAAAAACTCAGGCTGCTCTG ATTGAGGAGTGTGATGGCATTTCCAATATCGAAGATCCAGACACAAATAGCAAGAAAAAGAATGGATCAGATGGTTCAGACTTTGTACCTAATATGCTGTCACCCAAAAAGGTTAACCATCCTAGTGCTGTTCCTGTGCAGAAG GATGGATTCAATGACCTTCAGAATGCAAAGGGTTCACTTGCTTCATTTCCAATTCGTCCTCTTGAGGCACTTAA AGGttattttgatgtttgtgaggaTGATGTCAATGGAAGCAGCCCTAATTGCAAGGATGTTATCCAATCAGATTCTGAACAAGTGTTTCAACTGCAGCAGTCATCACAAGCAGAGGACCAAGAAACTGAAAGGCATAATGGTGACGTGAAAAGAAGTAGCTCTTTACCCAAGAACATTGTCATTCCTGGACAATGTCAAAGATTCTTTAGTGGTTCACTTCTACCAGAGCATGCTGTTTCCTCTTCTAGAAAAGTTGTGGCAGATGGGGACAG TTTCTTTGCAAGGAAGGCATGCATTGCTGTTTTGATTTATCTAG GGAAAATCTCCGACAGAAGTATCCAAGTGAACAGTATTACAGTGGTCCATTATCTTATCGCCAAAAGAGGGATATCAATAATTATGCATCTG CAAACATGCATTCACTGGATGATACATCAGAAGGAACAGTTGTCCAACAGAAGGGGCGCTTCAAGGTCACATCAGCAGATGTTGGTCCGAAG GTGgatattcatggtggggcctcctTATGCACAGCTCAGATGTTGTATGGAAGTGACACATTTGCACATGCCATAT AACTTCTTGTCTATCACTCAGGGTTCTCCTCCAAATTGCTCTGTGAATACTATTGGTCAAGCTTCAACTAACTCTACCATTGTGGCTGCCTCCCTGCTTCCGTCGTTGCAATATCTATTACAGCAGAATGCTTTGCAAAGG GAGCAACTAATTAAACTGACCAAATGTGCAGAGCAAACATCTG GCCACCGGATGGAGATTCCTGATGCATTTACTAGTGACCTACCACAG CTTCCTCCAGCTCCGAATAGAGAAAGAGAATTGGAGTCTCAGGTGCTCCATCTGCAGCAACG CATCGAGAGCATTGCCAAAGAGTTGCAGATGTTGAAGATGAAGAATGCTCAG CTGGAGCGACAATTGAATGCGCTAGTGTGGAAcaaggaagaagaggagaggacATGGAGAGAGAATAAGCAGTGA
- the LOC131234380 gene encoding uncharacterized protein LOC131234380 isoform X3, whose translation MEHLSEKRYPVSSKDYKLYEEVGEGVSATVYRALCIPLNEIVAIKVLDLEKCNNDLDGIRREVQTISLIDHPNVLRAHCSFTTDCSLWVVMPYMAGGSCLHIMKSSYPEGFEEPVIATLLCEVLKALVYLHSHGYIHRDVKAGNILIDANGSVKLADFGVSACMFDAGDRQRSRNTFVGTPCWMAPEVMQQLHGYDFKADIWSFGITALELAHGHAPFSKYPPMKVLLMTLQNAPPGLDYERDKRFSKSFKEMVATCLVKDPKKRLTSAKLLKHHFFKHARSNEYLTRTILNGLRPLGERFRMLKLKEADFLVQNKVMYGDKEQLSQQEYIRGISGWNFNLEDLKTQAALIEECDGISNIEDPDTNSKKKNGSDGSDFVPNMLSPKKDGFNDLQNAKGSLASFPIRPLEALKGYFDVCEDDVNGSSPNCKDVIQSDSEQVFQLQQSSQAEDQETERHNGDVKRSSSLPKNIVIPGQCQRFFSGSLLPEHAVSSSRKVVADGDSFFARKACIAVLIYLGKISDRSIQVNSITVVHYLIAKRGISIIMHLQTCIHWMIHQKEQLSNRRGASRSHQQMLVRRWIFMVGPPYAQLRCCMEVTHLHMPYNFLSITQGSPPNCSVNTIGQASTNSTIVAASLLPSLQYLLQQNALQREQLIKLTKCAEQTSGHRMEIPDAFTSDLPQLPPAPNRERELESQVLHLQQRIESIAKELQMLKMKNAQLERQLNALVWNKEEEERTWRENKQ comes from the exons GATGGAATTCGTCGTGAGGTGCAAACAATAAGCTTGATTGATCATCCCAATGTATTACGGGCACATTGCTCATTCACCACGGATTGCAGCCTTTGGGTTGTGATGCCTTATATGGCTGGGGGATCTTGCCTTCATATAATGAAATCTTCTTATCCTGAAGGTTTTGAAGAGCCAGTTATTGCAACACTATTATGTGAAGTTTTGAAAGCTCTTGTATATCTCCACAGCCATGGGTACATCCACAGAGATGTTAAG GCAGGAAATATCCTAATTGATGCTAATGGTTCTGTCAAGTTAGCAGACTTTGGTGTTTCTGCTTGCATGTTTGATGCGGGGGATAGACAACGCTCTAGAAATACATTTGTGGGGACTCCATGCTG GATGGCCCCTGAAGTTATGCAGCAGTTACATGGATATGACTTTAA AGCGGACATTTGGTCATTTGGAATAACGGCCTTGGAACTTGCCCATGGCCATGCCCCATTTTCTAAGTATCCACCAATGAAG GTTCTGCTAATGACCTTACAAAATGCACCACCAGGCCTTGACTATGAAAGGGATAAGAGATTTTCTAAG TCTTTTAAAGAGATGGTAGCTACTTGCTTAGTGAAGGATCCAAAGAAGCGTCTCACTTCAGCAAAGCTTTTGAAGCACCATTTCTTTAAACATGCCCGTTCAAATGAATATTTGACTCGCACCATTCTTAACGGCCTTCGTCCACTTGGTGAACGTTTTAGGATGCTGAAG TTGAAAGAGGCAGATTTTCTCGTACAGAATAAGGTGATGTATGGGGACAAAGAACAGCTGTCACAG CAAGAATACATACGTGGAATCAGCGGGTGGAATTTTAATCTTGAGGATTTAAAAACTCAGGCTGCTCTG ATTGAGGAGTGTGATGGCATTTCCAATATCGAAGATCCAGACACAAATAGCAAGAAAAAGAATGGATCAGATGGTTCAGACTTTGTACCTAATATGCTGTCACCCAAAAAG GATGGATTCAATGACCTTCAGAATGCAAAGGGTTCACTTGCTTCATTTCCAATTCGTCCTCTTGAGGCACTTAA AGGttattttgatgtttgtgaggaTGATGTCAATGGAAGCAGCCCTAATTGCAAGGATGTTATCCAATCAGATTCTGAACAAGTGTTTCAACTGCAGCAGTCATCACAAGCAGAGGACCAAGAAACTGAAAGGCATAATGGTGACGTGAAAAGAAGTAGCTCTTTACCCAAGAACATTGTCATTCCTGGACAATGTCAAAGATTCTTTAGTGGTTCACTTCTACCAGAGCATGCTGTTTCCTCTTCTAGAAAAGTTGTGGCAGATGGGGACAG TTTCTTTGCAAGGAAGGCATGCATTGCTGTTTTGATTTATCTAG GGAAAATCTCCGACAGAAGTATCCAAGTGAACAGTATTACAGTGGTCCATTATCTTATCGCCAAAAGAGGGATATCAATAATTATGCATCTG CAAACATGCATTCACTGGATGATACATCAGAAGGAACAGTTGTCCAACAGAAGGGGCGCTTCAAGGTCACATCAGCAGATGTTGGTCCGAAG GTGgatattcatggtggggcctcctTATGCACAGCTCAGATGTTGTATGGAAGTGACACATTTGCACATGCCATAT AACTTCTTGTCTATCACTCAGGGTTCTCCTCCAAATTGCTCTGTGAATACTATTGGTCAAGCTTCAACTAACTCTACCATTGTGGCTGCCTCCCTGCTTCCGTCGTTGCAATATCTATTACAGCAGAATGCTTTGCAAAGG GAGCAACTAATTAAACTGACCAAATGTGCAGAGCAAACATCTG GCCACCGGATGGAGATTCCTGATGCATTTACTAGTGACCTACCACAG CTTCCTCCAGCTCCGAATAGAGAAAGAGAATTGGAGTCTCAGGTGCTCCATCTGCAGCAACG CATCGAGAGCATTGCCAAAGAGTTGCAGATGTTGAAGATGAAGAATGCTCAG CTGGAGCGACAATTGAATGCGCTAGTGTGGAAcaaggaagaagaggagaggacATGGAGAGAGAATAAGCAGTGA
- the LOC131234380 gene encoding serine/threonine-protein kinase BLUS1-like isoform X4: MEHLSEKRYPVSSKDYKLYEEVGEGVSATVYRALCIPLNEIVAIKVLDLEKCNNDLDGIRREVQTISLIDHPNVLRAHCSFTTDCSLWVVMPYMAGGSCLHIMKSSYPEGFEEPVIATLLCEVLKALVYLHSHGYIHRDVKAGNILIDANGSVKLADFGVSACMFDAGDRQRSRNTFVGTPCWMAPEVMQQLHGYDFKADIWSFGITALELAHGHAPFSKYPPMKVLLMTLQNAPPGLDYERDKRFSKSFKEMVATCLVKDPKKRLTSAKLLKHHFFKHARSNEYLTRTILNGLRPLGERFRMLKLKEADFLVQNKVMYGDKEQLSQQEYIRGISGWNFNLEDLKTQAALIEECDGISNIEDPDTNSKKKNGSDGSDFVPNMLSPKKVNHPSAVPVQKDGFNDLQNAKGSLASFPIRPLEALKGYFDVCEDDVNGSSPNCKDVIQSDSEQVFQLQQSSQAEDQETERHNGDVKRSSSLPKNIVIPGQCQRFFSGSLLPEHAVSSSRKVVADGDRENLRQKYPSEQYYSGPLSYRQKRDINNYASANMHSLDDTSEGTVVQQKGRFKVTSADVGPKGSPPNCSVNTIGQASTNSTIVAASLLPSLQYLLQQNALQREQLIKLTKCAEQTSGHRMEIPDAFTSDLPQLPPAPNRERELESQVLHLQQRIESIAKELQMLKMKNAQLERQLNALVWNKEEEERTWRENKQ; this comes from the exons GATGGAATTCGTCGTGAGGTGCAAACAATAAGCTTGATTGATCATCCCAATGTATTACGGGCACATTGCTCATTCACCACGGATTGCAGCCTTTGGGTTGTGATGCCTTATATGGCTGGGGGATCTTGCCTTCATATAATGAAATCTTCTTATCCTGAAGGTTTTGAAGAGCCAGTTATTGCAACACTATTATGTGAAGTTTTGAAAGCTCTTGTATATCTCCACAGCCATGGGTACATCCACAGAGATGTTAAG GCAGGAAATATCCTAATTGATGCTAATGGTTCTGTCAAGTTAGCAGACTTTGGTGTTTCTGCTTGCATGTTTGATGCGGGGGATAGACAACGCTCTAGAAATACATTTGTGGGGACTCCATGCTG GATGGCCCCTGAAGTTATGCAGCAGTTACATGGATATGACTTTAA AGCGGACATTTGGTCATTTGGAATAACGGCCTTGGAACTTGCCCATGGCCATGCCCCATTTTCTAAGTATCCACCAATGAAG GTTCTGCTAATGACCTTACAAAATGCACCACCAGGCCTTGACTATGAAAGGGATAAGAGATTTTCTAAG TCTTTTAAAGAGATGGTAGCTACTTGCTTAGTGAAGGATCCAAAGAAGCGTCTCACTTCAGCAAAGCTTTTGAAGCACCATTTCTTTAAACATGCCCGTTCAAATGAATATTTGACTCGCACCATTCTTAACGGCCTTCGTCCACTTGGTGAACGTTTTAGGATGCTGAAG TTGAAAGAGGCAGATTTTCTCGTACAGAATAAGGTGATGTATGGGGACAAAGAACAGCTGTCACAG CAAGAATACATACGTGGAATCAGCGGGTGGAATTTTAATCTTGAGGATTTAAAAACTCAGGCTGCTCTG ATTGAGGAGTGTGATGGCATTTCCAATATCGAAGATCCAGACACAAATAGCAAGAAAAAGAATGGATCAGATGGTTCAGACTTTGTACCTAATATGCTGTCACCCAAAAAGGTTAACCATCCTAGTGCTGTTCCTGTGCAGAAG GATGGATTCAATGACCTTCAGAATGCAAAGGGTTCACTTGCTTCATTTCCAATTCGTCCTCTTGAGGCACTTAA AGGttattttgatgtttgtgaggaTGATGTCAATGGAAGCAGCCCTAATTGCAAGGATGTTATCCAATCAGATTCTGAACAAGTGTTTCAACTGCAGCAGTCATCACAAGCAGAGGACCAAGAAACTGAAAGGCATAATGGTGACGTGAAAAGAAGTAGCTCTTTACCCAAGAACATTGTCATTCCTGGACAATGTCAAAGATTCTTTAGTGGTTCACTTCTACCAGAGCATGCTGTTTCCTCTTCTAGAAAAGTTGTGGCAGATGGGGACAG GGAAAATCTCCGACAGAAGTATCCAAGTGAACAGTATTACAGTGGTCCATTATCTTATCGCCAAAAGAGGGATATCAATAATTATGCATCTG CAAACATGCATTCACTGGATGATACATCAGAAGGAACAGTTGTCCAACAGAAGGGGCGCTTCAAGGTCACATCAGCAGATGTTGGTCCGAAG GGTTCTCCTCCAAATTGCTCTGTGAATACTATTGGTCAAGCTTCAACTAACTCTACCATTGTGGCTGCCTCCCTGCTTCCGTCGTTGCAATATCTATTACAGCAGAATGCTTTGCAAAGG GAGCAACTAATTAAACTGACCAAATGTGCAGAGCAAACATCTG GCCACCGGATGGAGATTCCTGATGCATTTACTAGTGACCTACCACAG CTTCCTCCAGCTCCGAATAGAGAAAGAGAATTGGAGTCTCAGGTGCTCCATCTGCAGCAACG CATCGAGAGCATTGCCAAAGAGTTGCAGATGTTGAAGATGAAGAATGCTCAG CTGGAGCGACAATTGAATGCGCTAGTGTGGAAcaaggaagaagaggagaggacATGGAGAGAGAATAAGCAGTGA